The Microbacterium sp. LKL04 sequence TACACCTACGAGGGCGAGCAGCTCGGTCAGGGCAAGGAGAACTCCCGCAACTTCCTGCTGAAGAACACCGACGTCGCCGCTGAGATCGAGACGAAGATCAAGCAGAAGCTCGGCATCGGACAGCCGAAGCAGGCAGAGGATGCCGCGACGCCCGACGAGCTGGCGGCTCGCCGTCCGGCCTGATCATGACGGACTCGAACGGGGGCGAGCGCGAGTCGCTCGCCCCCGTCATCCCGCTCTTCGGGCCCCGCGCCGACACCACCGACGCCGCCCGCTCCGACTCCGATGACTCGCAGCCGTGGCACGCGACGTGGATCGCGGAACGTGCGGCGTCCGAACGGTCCGCAGCGCGCGCTGCACACCCGTCGACCGGCACGGTGCCGGTCGTCGCCCCGGCAGGGGAGGACGCACCCGCGGCGGTGGCTGAGCGCGTGTTGCTGCGCAAGCTCCGGACGAGGTCGTTGTCGATTCGCGAGGCCCGGTCGGTGCTCATCGAGCACGACCTCGACGAGGCCGACCGGGAGGGCATCGTCGAACGGTTCCTGTCGTTGGGATATCTCGATGACGCCGCCCTCGCCGAACAGCTGATCGACAAGGCGACATCCCGCAAGGCTCAGGGACGCATGGCCATCGCGCAGGGCCTGTCGCAGCGCGGCATCCCTCGCGAGGTCATCGATGAGGCGCTCGACCAGCTCCCCGACGACGAGGCCGAGCGAGCGCTCGAGTTCGCCCGCTCGAAAGCTCGCGGGCTCGAGGGTCTCGACCGGGACACTGCGCTCCGGCGGCTTGCGGGGCAACTGGCCCGGCGCGGGTACGGCTCCGTCGCCTTGTCGGTGGCACGTCGCGCGCTCGACGAGGCCAGCGCACCGCCGCGGCATGGGGTTCGCTTCGAACCGTGACCGTGGTCGCGTACGTCTGACAGACTCGCCCTACGCGCGCCCCGCGCGGGTGGAGGAGCGTGCGTATGGCGATCGAGGTCGACGGTCTCGTGAAGTCCTACAAGACCGTCACTGCCGTCGACGGGGTCTCCTTCGAGGTGCCCGACGGTCAGCTGTTCGCCTTCCTCGGTGCCAACGGTGCGGGGAAGTCCACGACGATCGGATGCCTCACCACGCTGCTCCGCGCCGATGCCGGAAGCGTCCGCGTCGCGGGTTACGACGTGTCGGTGCAGAGCGAACGCGTGCGGTCACGGATCGGCGTCGTGTTCCAGCGATCGCTGCTCGACGACGGCCTCACCGTCCGGGAGAACCTGGCGCTGCGCGCCACGCTCTCTCTCGTCGACCGACACGTCTTCTCAGAGAGGCTCGCCGAGCTCTCTCTCCTCATCGAACTCGACGAGTTCCTCGACCGCCCGTACGGACGGTTGTCGGGCGGACAGCGGCGCCGCGCCGACATCGCTCGTGCGCTCATGCACGAGCCGTCGATCCTCTTCCTCGATGAGCCGACCGCCGGTCTCGACCCCGCCAGCCGCGTCGCCGTGTGGGCGGCGATCGATCGGCTCCGCTCCGAGCGTGGACTCACCGTCTTCCTGACGACCCACTACATGGCCGAGACCGAAGGGGCGGACCAGGTCACCATCATCGACGCCGGTCGCGTCGTCGCGAGCGGGACTCCCACGCAGTTGCGGTCGCGCCATAGTCGCAGCGTCCTCACGGTCACGACACGCGATCCCGACGCGCTGTCCGGTCTCGCCATCCGCGGCGGTCTGGGGGCGAGCCGGGAGGGCGACGTCGTCACGATCGAGGTCCCCGACGCGCGGGCCGCTCGACACCTGCTGGCGGCGCACGGAGAGGACGTTCTGGACTTCGAGTTCCGGCACGGCCGGATGGACGACGTCTTCCTCGCCCTCACCGGCCGCGGCGAGATGGTCGGAGACGCAGCGTGAGGATCGTCGCGGCGATCGTGCGCCGCAACCTGACGCTCTTCTTCCGCGATCGGATGAACGTCTTCTTCTCGCTGCTGAGCGGGCTCATCCTCTTCCTCCTCTACACGCTCTTCCTCTCGCGGCTGCAGGTCGACGGACTGGAGCGCACGCTGCCACGCGCGTCCCGCAGCGACATCGAGGCCTTCGTCGACAGTTGGATGCTGTCGGGCATCGTCCTGCTCACGACCGTCACCTCGGGGATCGGCGCCATCTCCGTGTTCGTGGACGATCGCGCGTCGGGCAGGTTCGCCGACTTCCTCGTCGCCCCGATCCGACGATCGCAGCTGGTCCTCGGTTACCTGGTGTCCTCGGTGTCCGTGGCGATCATCATGTCGAGCGTCATCTTCGTTCTCACCGTCCTCGAACTCGGATTCGTCCGCGACACGTGGCTGGGTCCGCTTGAGATCCTGAGAGCGATCGGCGCGATGGTGCTCTGCTGCGTCGCCTTCACGTCGCTCGGCGCCTTCGGTGCGTCCTTCCTCAAGACGACCGGTGCGTACTCCGCGTTCTCCACCGTGGTC is a genomic window containing:
- a CDS encoding regulatory protein RecX, whose product is MTDSNGGERESLAPVIPLFGPRADTTDAARSDSDDSQPWHATWIAERAASERSAARAAHPSTGTVPVVAPAGEDAPAAVAERVLLRKLRTRSLSIREARSVLIEHDLDEADREGIVERFLSLGYLDDAALAEQLIDKATSRKAQGRMAIAQGLSQRGIPREVIDEALDQLPDDEAERALEFARSKARGLEGLDRDTALRRLAGQLARRGYGSVALSVARRALDEASAPPRHGVRFEP
- a CDS encoding ABC transporter permease is translated as MRIVAAIVRRNLTLFFRDRMNVFFSLLSGLILFLLYTLFLSRLQVDGLERTLPRASRSDIEAFVDSWMLSGIVLLTTVTSGIGAISVFVDDRASGRFADFLVAPIRRSQLVLGYLVSSVSVAIIMSSVIFVLTVLELGFVRDTWLGPLEILRAIGAMVLCCVAFTSLGAFGASFLKTTGAYSAFSTVVGTVLGFVAGSYIPVGSLPDGVASTINALPFAQGAMLLRRPFTDETLASLAGGDSRAISDLKEIYGIDLFVGSGLVPVWLAVTVLIVVAIAFSAMSAARIRSLLR
- a CDS encoding ABC transporter ATP-binding protein, giving the protein MAIEVDGLVKSYKTVTAVDGVSFEVPDGQLFAFLGANGAGKSTTIGCLTTLLRADAGSVRVAGYDVSVQSERVRSRIGVVFQRSLLDDGLTVRENLALRATLSLVDRHVFSERLAELSLLIELDEFLDRPYGRLSGGQRRRADIARALMHEPSILFLDEPTAGLDPASRVAVWAAIDRLRSERGLTVFLTTHYMAETEGADQVTIIDAGRVVASGTPTQLRSRHSRSVLTVTTRDPDALSGLAIRGGLGASREGDVVTIEVPDARAARHLLAAHGEDVLDFEFRHGRMDDVFLALTGRGEMVGDAA